In a genomic window of Corynebacterium coyleae:
- a CDS encoding heavy metal translocating P-type ATPase, with amino-acid sequence MSNHEHLDNCIEEARHAARQAGIDPGTATWDLDGELVRPNASYAFELEGIEDGPQLTDIAEALEALPGVSARLVYPTKMAWVTAPASTPLVELTDTIESFGVTATVTDSTLQRRAHGRYWQEHPMPRRAKHRRNEEANLLARAQGFVRPVSRRSRREGDVLFTARDLVTPTRLVVAVLLTIPVLLLTYIPSLDFPGWQWVCFALATPVALWCASPFHRAMAGGVRRGISALDGASSIAILASYVWSFAMLLFTSVGDIGYTTTGSWMPLRMSDSPELYFEVSCTVTTLLLFGRYFSMQVRTDLREELESRRPGAEDVYNVDHRDKRGTPSPEALPATEIRRGDDVTLTAGHIIPVDGEVVGGSGRIGGELVDTHRDQILKVGSIVTAGSVLASGEIKVRAARVGHTTLLAAVQRWLDDASRHQNAATMVSTRSAGLLIPTAYVIAVLNFGLWLLFNGNINTAAATSLAILVVVAPVSLAISPALAMRQGLDSAVRHGMLVRDGNALRTLADTDMVVFNRVGTLVKPEMHVETVTAVRGESTELVLRIAGVLSADSDHPASKAIVKAARGARDARSGDPRIPDWIEANGDTFSPDGEFGGPITATWGTGENARSETFAASLWRPTNLSQLHGKLSVAATTGGTPVVVRWGGRDRGVITLYDPAKDDAIQAIDRLESMGVETVMLTRDTYPVARRFADFLGISQVLAGIHGLDKPHAVRALHTQGSNVAMVGDASVLPTLRVADSGILFAEDDLAGTKEPRWSDDAEVVLIREDVMSVPQLIEHAQRVKRIANSNLAFAVAYNATAVVLAAAGALPPVGATLLMLGSSLFIEAKSRRARRFKI; translated from the coding sequence GTGAGCAACCACGAACACCTGGACAATTGCATCGAGGAAGCCCGCCACGCCGCACGCCAAGCAGGCATTGACCCGGGCACTGCGACGTGGGACCTGGACGGGGAACTTGTCCGCCCCAACGCCTCCTACGCCTTCGAGCTGGAGGGCATTGAGGACGGGCCCCAACTGACCGACATCGCCGAAGCACTTGAGGCGCTGCCAGGTGTGTCGGCGCGCTTGGTGTACCCGACGAAGATGGCGTGGGTCACCGCACCGGCAAGTACGCCGCTTGTGGAGCTCACCGACACCATCGAAAGCTTCGGCGTCACCGCAACCGTGACCGACTCGACCCTGCAGCGTCGCGCACACGGCCGCTACTGGCAGGAACACCCGATGCCGCGCCGGGCGAAGCATCGTCGTAACGAAGAGGCGAACCTGCTCGCCCGTGCACAAGGGTTCGTGCGCCCGGTGTCGCGCCGCTCCCGCCGTGAAGGCGACGTGCTGTTTACCGCCCGCGACCTAGTCACACCGACGCGCCTTGTGGTGGCGGTGCTGCTGACCATCCCGGTGCTGCTACTCACCTACATCCCGTCGCTGGACTTCCCGGGCTGGCAGTGGGTGTGCTTCGCGCTGGCCACCCCGGTGGCGCTGTGGTGCGCATCCCCGTTCCACCGCGCCATGGCAGGCGGCGTGCGTCGCGGTATTTCGGCGCTAGACGGTGCGAGTTCGATCGCCATCCTGGCCTCCTATGTGTGGTCGTTTGCCATGCTGCTGTTTACCAGCGTCGGCGACATCGGCTACACCACCACCGGCAGCTGGATGCCACTGCGCATGTCAGACAGCCCCGAGCTGTATTTCGAAGTGTCCTGCACCGTGACCACGCTGCTGCTATTCGGCAGGTACTTCTCCATGCAGGTGCGCACCGATCTGCGCGAGGAACTCGAATCCCGCAGGCCCGGCGCCGAGGACGTCTACAACGTGGATCACCGCGACAAACGCGGCACACCCAGCCCCGAAGCGTTGCCTGCAACAGAGATCAGGCGTGGCGACGACGTCACGCTCACCGCAGGCCACATCATCCCAGTCGATGGGGAAGTGGTTGGTGGTTCCGGCCGGATTGGTGGGGAGCTCGTCGATACGCACCGCGACCAAATCCTCAAAGTCGGCTCGATCGTCACCGCCGGCTCGGTGCTCGCCTCGGGCGAGATCAAAGTCCGCGCCGCGCGCGTCGGCCACACCACACTGCTTGCGGCGGTGCAGCGCTGGCTTGACGACGCCTCACGTCACCAAAACGCAGCCACCATGGTCTCGACTCGCTCCGCGGGCCTGCTGATCCCAACCGCCTATGTCATCGCGGTGCTCAACTTCGGACTCTGGCTGCTGTTTAACGGCAACATCAACACGGCCGCTGCGACGTCGCTGGCCATCCTGGTCGTCGTCGCACCCGTGAGTTTGGCCATCTCACCTGCACTCGCCATGCGCCAAGGCCTCGACTCCGCCGTGCGCCACGGCATGCTTGTGCGCGACGGCAACGCGCTTCGCACCCTGGCCGACACCGACATGGTCGTCTTCAACCGTGTGGGCACCCTGGTCAAACCGGAAATGCATGTGGAAACCGTCACCGCAGTACGTGGCGAAAGCACTGAACTGGTGCTGCGCATCGCCGGCGTCCTGTCTGCCGACTCGGACCACCCGGCCTCCAAAGCAATCGTGAAAGCAGCACGAGGAGCACGCGACGCCCGCTCCGGCGACCCACGCATCCCAGACTGGATCGAAGCCAACGGTGACACCTTCTCACCCGACGGCGAGTTCGGTGGACCAATTACCGCAACGTGGGGCACTGGTGAAAACGCACGCTCCGAAACGTTTGCGGCATCGCTGTGGCGCCCGACGAACCTGTCGCAACTCCACGGCAAACTCTCCGTCGCCGCCACGACTGGCGGCACACCCGTCGTCGTGCGGTGGGGTGGACGTGACCGCGGCGTGATCACGCTGTACGACCCCGCTAAAGACGACGCCATCCAGGCCATCGACCGCCTGGAATCCATGGGTGTGGAAACCGTCATGCTCACCCGCGACACCTACCCGGTGGCGCGCCGGTTCGCTGACTTCCTCGGCATCTCTCAAGTGCTTGCCGGCATTCACGGGCTGGACAAACCCCATGCTGTGCGTGCACTGCACACACAAGGTTCCAACGTTGCCATGGTTGGCGACGCCTCCGTCCTGCCCACGCTGCGTGTGGCCGACTCCGGCATCCTGTTCGCCGAAGACGACCTCGCCGGCACCAAAGAGCCACGCTGGAGCGACGACGCCGAAGTCGTTCTCATCCGCGAAGACGTCATGTCCGTGCCCCAACTCATCGAGCACGCCCAACGCGTTAAACGCATCGCCAACAGCAACCTCGCCTTCGCCGTTGCGTATAACGCCACCGCAGTCGTCCTCGCCGCAGCTGGAGCGCTGCCACCCGTCGGTGCGACACTGCTCATGCTGGGCAGCTCCCTGTTCATCGAGGCGAAGTCGCGCCGGGCACGCCGGTTCAAGATCTAG